CGAGCTTGTCATGCGAGGACATTGCGGACCCTCCCGGCCTCGTCGATGCTCCAGGTCTGCTGCGCGTTGTAGTGAAACAGCGCGTTGGTCCCCATCGCGGCGATGAAGGACTGCCGGTCCGGCTGGACGTTGCCCTTCTCGTCGGTCGAGCGGCTCACGATCTTGGTCGGCTTGCCGTCCCAGACCCAATCCATCTGGAAGCGCACCTGCGCCTTGGACAGCACCGGCTGGCTCAATTGCGCTGGCTTCCAGGTCTTCGCGCCGTCGGTCGAGATCTCGACCTTGGCGATCTTGCCGTGGCCGCTCCAGGCAAGGCCGGAGATGCGGTTGTAGCCAGGCTGGATCTGCATCATGCCCGAGGGCTGGGTGATGACGGAGTTGGTTTCCATCCGCAGCTGAAACTGCCGCGCCTTGCCATTCGCGAGCAACTGCGTGTAGCGCGCCGTTTCCCAGCGCGTCATCCAGGGCGCGTTGCCGAACTTGAGGCGGCGCAGCCATTTGATGTTGAGGTTGCCCTCGAAGCCCGGCATCACCAGCCGCATCGGAAAACCATGCGCGGGCCGCAGCGGCTCGCCGTTCTGCCCGTAGGCGACGAAAGCCTCGTTCACGATCTCGTCGGTGAGTGGAATGCTGCGATCGACGCCCGCGCCGTCGCCGCCCTCCGCCAGCATCCAGCTCGAACCCTTGTCCTTGGCGACGAGGTCGATCAGGAATTTCAGCGGGACGCCGGTCCATTCATTGGTGCTGACGAGGCCGTGCGTGTTCTGCACCGTGATATCAGGGTCGGCTTTTTTCCAGTTCTCCCAGCCGTTGCCGGTGCACTCGATGAACACGACACGGGTGACCGACGGCATCTGCTTCAGGTCCTCGACGCTGAACACCAGCGGCTTCGAGACCATGCCGTGGATCAGCAGCCGGTGCTGCGCGGGGTCGATGTCGGGCACGCCGGAATGACTGCGCTCGTAATGCAGGTCGGTCGGCGTGATGTTGCCGACGAGCTTCTGGTGCGGCGTCTTGGAATTGATGGCATCGCCGGGATCGACGTTGCGCTTCCCCGGCGTCGCCTCGGGAATGCGATCGAGTTTTGCGAAGCGGGAGCGTTCGCTGTGTGCGCTGAGATCGGCGCCGGGCCCGCGATCGGGCACGTCGGCCAGAGTCTCGGCGGCGGCAGCTTCAGTTGCGGCCGCGCCAAGGATGCCCGCCGACAGGCCTCCCACGAAGCCGCGGCGCGACACGTTCGCAGGCCGCGGTGACAATTCGGTTGGCGTTCTGGACGTCATGGGCTCTCCCGTCGATAACCGTGCTTTTTCGAAATGACGGCAACGCTCATGTCGCGACACTGACATGACGCTGCGACGATTGCGCGTTAGGTTGTGTTAGAAGGAATTAGCGTCGGCGCGTTGGCTCACGCTTCCTTGAACGCCTCATGCGCGCGAGTCGCGTAGACCAGCGCGGCGCCGGCATTGACCGAGATGGCGGTGCCGAGCGCTTCGGCAATCTCTGCTTCGCTCGCGCCGTGCTTTTTCGCCTCGGCCGCATGGACGGTGATACAGCCGTCGCAACGCAGGCTGATGGCGACCGCGAGCGCGATCAGCTCACGCGTCTTCGCATCGAGGTGATTTGTCTTGGCGCCTGCGCCGCTCAGGGTCGCGTAGCCCTTGACCGTATCGGGCGCGAGCTTGCCGATCTCGCCGACACCGGCGACGATCTGGCGGCGATAGTTGTTCCAGTCGAGCATGGCCATGAGATGCTTCCTTCTCATCGTGATGCCGTTAGATTAGATGCGATCTGCCGCTCCGTGGAATGGCCGGGCGGCTCGGACTCATGTCCGCGCGGATCAAGGGGAGAAGGATGTCGGAGGCGGACGCGGCGGAGTTGTTGAAGGCGATGGTGCCGCTGTTCAGGATCCGTCCCGTGATCGAGGATTCCTGCAAGTTCGGCGGCAGCTGGGAGTCGCTACACGCGCCAAACGGCAAGGGCTGGGCGCAATTCCACATGGTCACCCGCGGCTCTTGCGTGGTCGAGCGGCCGGGCCTCGGCCCGCAGCGGCTGGAGGCCGGCGACATCCTCCTGCTGCCGCACGGCGACAGTCACGCGGTCCGAAGCCAGAGGAACGGTGCTGCCGGACGGATTTCGACCGAGCTCCGGAACGGCGTCCGGCAGCGCGCGACGGTCGATGCCGAAGTCGACACCGAACTCCTGTGTGGCCGCTTCCTGTTCGAAACCTCGGACGAGAACCCGCTGATCGCGGCCCTTCCCGACGAGATCGTGCTGCGCACGGCGGGAGAGCCGTTGCTGGAAAGGTTCCGGCACCTATTGATCGACATCCGCGACGAGCTCGACGCCGGGCGCGTTGGAGCGGAGATGGTCGCGGCCGACCTTGCGCGGGCGCTGTTCGTCATGATGCTCCGCGACCATCTCGCCGACGAGGCCTCCGGGGACGGGACGATGTCGCTGTTGCGGGACCGCACCACGGCCCGCGTGGTAGCCGCAATCCTCAACGATCTCGCCAGGGACTGGACGCTCGACGAAATGGCGACGGTCGCCATCTCATCGCGCGCGACGTTGGTGCGGGCGTTCCGCAAGCGCGCCGGGGTCGCGCCCATGACGTTCCTGGCCGATCTGAGATTGACGATCGCGCGCAAGCGGCTGGCCGGCACCTCCGATCCGATCGCAAAGATCGCCGGCGAGGTCGGGTACGCGTCCGAAAGCGCCCTGAGCAAGGCCATGATGCGCAGATACGGCCTGCGGCCCAGTGCCCTGAGAGTGGCGGGGCCTGGCCATCAGCAAGGCACGGCGGGCTGAGCGCGCCGATTGACCCGCCGGGCAAAACAGCGGCAGATGGCAGCGTCGGCCTCGGCATCGCTGGCCATCTCCAAAGCGGCAGTCTTTTTCCATGAATGGCTTCAGCACGACGAGGTTGACCGCCGAGCGGCTGAACGAAAGTCACCTCGACGATCTCGTCGCGCTGCATCTCGATCCCGAGGTGTCCCGCTATCTCGGCGGGGTGCGGGAGGCGGAGGCGACGAAGCAATAC
The genomic region above belongs to Bradyrhizobium arachidis and contains:
- the soxC gene encoding sulfite dehydrogenase, with the translated sequence MTSRTPTELSPRPANVSRRGFVGGLSAGILGAAATEAAAAETLADVPDRGPGADLSAHSERSRFAKLDRIPEATPGKRNVDPGDAINSKTPHQKLVGNITPTDLHYERSHSGVPDIDPAQHRLLIHGMVSKPLVFSVEDLKQMPSVTRVVFIECTGNGWENWKKADPDITVQNTHGLVSTNEWTGVPLKFLIDLVAKDKGSSWMLAEGGDGAGVDRSIPLTDEIVNEAFVAYGQNGEPLRPAHGFPMRLVMPGFEGNLNIKWLRRLKFGNAPWMTRWETARYTQLLANGKARQFQLRMETNSVITQPSGMMQIQPGYNRISGLAWSGHGKIAKVEISTDGAKTWKPAQLSQPVLSKAQVRFQMDWVWDGKPTKIVSRSTDEKGNVQPDRQSFIAAMGTNALFHYNAQQTWSIDEAGRVRNVLA
- a CDS encoding carboxymuconolactone decarboxylase family protein — translated: MAMLDWNNYRRQIVAGVGEIGKLAPDTVKGYATLSGAGAKTNHLDAKTRELIALAVAISLRCDGCITVHAAEAKKHGASEAEIAEALGTAISVNAGAALVYATRAHEAFKEA
- a CDS encoding AraC family transcriptional regulator; protein product: MSEADAAELLKAMVPLFRIRPVIEDSCKFGGSWESLHAPNGKGWAQFHMVTRGSCVVERPGLGPQRLEAGDILLLPHGDSHAVRSQRNGAAGRISTELRNGVRQRATVDAEVDTELLCGRFLFETSDENPLIAALPDEIVLRTAGEPLLERFRHLLIDIRDELDAGRVGAEMVAADLARALFVMMLRDHLADEASGDGTMSLLRDRTTARVVAAILNDLARDWTLDEMATVAISSRATLVRAFRKRAGVAPMTFLADLRLTIARKRLAGTSDPIAKIAGEVGYASESALSKAMMRRYGLRPSALRVAGPGHQQGTAG